A single window of Nicotiana tomentosiformis chromosome 1, ASM39032v3, whole genome shotgun sequence DNA harbors:
- the LOC104116010 gene encoding psbP domain-containing protein 1, chloroplastic → MRILQASTSYSVGFGIPSISTRPKSFTQRHSTIAAGQALDKPVQMARKFSEQHTVKKGDMVKEGTSAVLEKKDFAVPRRKAMALICSSFVLSNYELPKVAYAQSIEFREYIDTFDGYSFMYPRNWIQVRGAGADIFFRDPLVLDENLSVEISSPSSSNYKSVEDLGPPEKAGKGVLRQYLTEFMSTRLGVRRESSVLSTSSRVADDGRLYYQVEVNIKSYANNNELAVMPQDRVARLEWDRRYLSVLGVENNRLYELRIQTPETTFADEESDIRAVMDSFRVNKIEV, encoded by the exons ATGAGAATTCTTCAGGCTTCCACCTCCTACAGTGTTGGCTTTGGCATTCCATCCATTTCTACTCGCCCCAAGTCTTTCACTCAGCGCCATTCCACCATAGCCGCAG GGCAAGCGTTGGACAAACCTGTTCAGATGGCAAGAAAGTTCTCAGAGCAGCATACTGTGAAGAAGGGAGATATGGTGAAAGAAGGAACTTCAGCTGTTTTAGAG AAAAAAGATTTTGCAGTTCCAAGGAGAAAGGCAATGGCCCTGATATGCTCAAGTTTCGTGCTCTCAAATTATGAATTGCCCAAAGTTGCATATGCTCAATCTATTGAGTTCAGGGAGTATATTGACACCTTTGACGGCTATTCCTTTATGTATCCTCGAAACTGGATTCAAGTGCGTGGTGCTGGTGCTGACATATTTTTCAGGGATCCTCTTGTTTTAGATGAAAATCTGTCAGTGGAGATATCATCTCCTTCATCCTCTAACTACAAAAGTGTAGAAGATTTGGGTCCACCAGAAAAAGCTGGAAAGGGAGTCCTTAGACAATATTTGACTGAATTTATGTCCACTAGACTTGGTGTCAGACGCGAATCAAGTGTTCTTTCTACTTCGTCAAGGGTAGCTGATGATGGGAGGCTGTATTATCAAGTTGAG GTGAATATCAAGTCATATGCTAACAATAATGAGTTGGCTGTAATGCCACAAGATCGAGTTGCTCGTCTGGAATGGGATAGGCGATACCTTTCAGTTCTTGGAGTGGAAAACAACCGTTTATACGAATTGAGAATACAAACACCTGAAACAACCTTTGCAGATGAGGAAAGTGACATTCGTGCAGTTATGGATTCCTTCCGAGTAAACAAGATTGAAGTTTGA
- the LOC104116011 gene encoding protein FLOURY 1-like, with translation MDCVEALKLLSLNADLGFGFLVFGWFGQVYKVLGLFLLFGLGLRVLQFSWYCKGWNRFLCEFCGKSGELRNGCCSKNDFDEKCSAKMKFCKSGLLEEEKVKCVSDEELDDDEQECHDEDKVFDVLSLRKMVKIERSRANAACLELEKERMAAATAAEETMAMILRLQNEKSLVEMEANQYKRLAEEKQLHDQEVIQSLQWLVLKHESERSILEDQLKLCCKEKLKTFGKRDDEGDHSEVADDEENHSSLNTNLDDAFHYTLFSSLDMDLST, from the coding sequence ATGGATTGTGTTGAAGCGCTGAAGCTTTTGAGTCTTAATGCTGATTTGGGATTTGGATTTCTGGTATTTGGGTGGTTTGGGCAAGTGTATAAGGTTTTGGGCCTGTTCTTGTTGTTCGGTTTGGGGTTAAGGGTCTTGCAGTTTAGTTGGTATTGCAAAGGTTGGAACCGTTTTCTTTGTGAATTTTGTGGAAAATCAGGTGAATTGAGAAATGGGTGTTGCTCAAAAAATGATTTTGATGAGAAATGTAGTGCAAAGATGAAATTTTGCAAGTCTGGGTTATTAGAAGAGGAAAAAGTGAAATGTGTTTCAGATGAGGAATTGGATGATGATGAACAAGAATGTCATGATGAAGATAAAGTGTTTGATGTTTTGTCACTGAGGAAAATGGTTAAGATTGAAAGGAGCAGAGCAAATGCTGCTTGTTTGGAACTTGAGAAGGAGAGAATGGCAGCAGCTACAGCAGCTGAGGAAACAATGGCAATGATTTTGCGGCTACAGAATGAAAAGAGTTTGGTTGAAATGGAAGCCAATCAATATAAAAGGTTGGCTGAGGAGAAGCAATTACATGACCAAGAAGTAATTCAATCATTACAATGGCTTGTACTTAAGCATGAATCAGAAAGGAGTATCTTGGAAGACCAACTCAAATTATGTTGTAAAGAAAAGTTGAAGACTTTTGGGAAAAGGGATGATGAAGGGGACCACTCAGAAGTAGCTGATGATGAGGAGAATCATAGTTCTCTCAACACCAACTTGGATGATGCTTTTCACTATACCCTCTTTAGCTCTCTTGACATGGATTTGTCAACATAG
- the LOC104111546 gene encoding methylmalonate-semialdehyde dehydrogenase [acylating], mitochondrial-like, whose translation MENTCTDPNETPDMLPPPPGSFIDREELIQHVGEFALSQGYVVTIKQSKKDKVVVLGCDRGGVYRNRRKPVDETSCGHSRKRKMGSRLTNCPFELVGKKEDGLWVLTVKDGSHNHEALKDISEHPSARRFSEKEVVLIKEMTDAGLKPRQILKRLRQTNPDLLSTPKHVYNVKAKLRHGNLNVRRFKTARPCTSVEGNTQPAMTTQPSWRKRYPPRNPNLIGGRFVDSQSSASVDVLNPATQQVVSQVPLSTGEELKAAVFAAKRAFPLWRHTPVTTRQRIMFKLQELIWRDIDKLAFAIATEQGKTLKDAYSEVQRGLEIVECACGGAALQTGEFVSNMSNGIDTFSIREPLGVCAGICPFTFPAMIPLWMFPVAIACGNTYILKPSEKAPGACMILAELVLEAGLPNGVLNIIHGTNDIVNAICDDADIEVVSFVGSDAAQLYMHGRSLANNSKCVKANAGAKNFAIVMPDANVEATLNALVAAGFGAAGQRCTTINIVVFVGGSNSWEDKLAERAKALKVNAGTEPGAALGPVISKQVRERISKLIQAIVDSGARLVLDGRQIAVSKYESGNFFGPTILSDVTEDIECAKEEILGPVLLCMQANSIDEAINLVNQNKKYCNGTSIFTASGTLARKFQIEIETRQVCINAAVPAPLPLFSLTCSELSFAGDINANGKAGVQFYTQIKTVTQQWKEFSSSEGGLPFLTSNYPQSDDGLSQGLQAFQYQSGAGDYQSGDGVTEGLQSIDYQSVGEPLALHSRDFSNGDGVHLALHPKDFPGGGDGESLGEHSGDIPSGNGISPTIPISDGSHWTLNF comes from the exons ATGGAAAATACTTGCACGGATCCAAATGAAACTCCAGATATGTTACCACCTCCACCAGGGAGTTTTATCGATCGTGAAGAACTCATTCAACATGTTGGGGAGTTTGCACTATCCCAGGGATATGTTGTCACGATCAAACAGTCTAAGAAAGACAAAGTGGTAGTACTTGGCTGTGATCGAGGAGGTGTTTACCGGAATAGGCGTAAGCCTGTCGATGAGACATCCTGTGGACATTCTCGAAAAAGGAAGATGGGATCTCGGTTAACAAATTGTCCTTTTGAACTTGTGGGTAAGAAGGAAGATGGCTTGTGGGTTCTTACTGTAAAAGATGGATCACACAATCATGAAGCCTTAAAGGACATCTCAGAGCATCCCTCTGCTCGACGTTTTTCAGAGAAAGAAGTAGTGTTAATTAAAGAGATGACAGATGCTGGTTTAAAGCCACGTCAGATTCTAAAGAGGCTTAGGCAGACCAATCCAGATCTTTTGTCGACACCAAAGCATGTTTACAACGTTAAAGCTAAGCTACGGCATGGAAATCTTAACG TGAGGAGATTCAAAACAGCGAGGCCTTGTACATCTGTAGAAGGGAACACTCAGCCCGCAATGACTACTCAGCCTTCTTGGAGGAAACGCTATCCTCCG AGGAACCCTAATCTTATTGGTGGAAGATTTGTTGACTCGCAATCATCTGCATCTGTTGACGTACTAAACCCT GCAACACAACAAGTGGTCTCACAAGTTCCTTTAAGTACGGGTGAAGAACTCAAGGCTGCTGTGTTTGCAGCAAAAAGAGCTTTCCCATTGTGGCGGCACACACCAGTTACAACCCGTCAGCGGATCATGTTCAAGCTTCAAGAACTTATCTGGAGAGATATT GATAAGCTTGCTTTCGCCATAGCTACTGAGCAGGGTAAGACTTTGAAGGATGCATACAGCGAAGTGCAACGTGGGCTAG AAATAGTGGAGTGTGCTTGTGGTGGGGCAGCACTGCAGACAGGGGAGTTTGTTTCAAACATGTCAAATGGAATCGATACTTTTAGTATCAGAGAGCCTCTTGGAGTTTGTGCAGGAATATGCCCATTCACCTTCCCTGCTATGATTCCATTGTGG ATGTTCCCTGTTGCGATTGCATGCGGCAATACATATATTCTAAAGCCATCTGAGAAAGCTCCAG GAGCTTGCATGATACTAGCAGAATTAGTATTGGAAGCTGGTTTGCCTAATGGTGTCTTAAATATTATTCATGGCACCAAT GACATTGTCAATGCCATCTGTGATGATGCCGATATTGAAGTTGTGTCTTTTGTTGGTTCTGATGCT GCTCAACTGTATATGCATGGCAGATCATTGGCGAACAACAGTAAATGTGTCAAG GCCAATGCGGGAGCCAAGAATTTTGCTATTGTCATGCCTGATGCAAATGTTGAAGCTACTTTGAATGCTCTAGTTGCTGCTGGTTTCGGTGCAGCAGGCCAACGCTGCACAACAATCAACATTGTTGTTTTTGTTGGAGGCTCAAATTCATG GGAAGATAAACTAGCAGAACGTGCAAAGGCACTCAAAGTAAATGCTGGAACTGAACCTGGTGCTGCCCTTGGACCAGTAATTAGCAAACAG GTCAGGGAACGGATATCCAAGCTAATCCAAGCAATTGTTGATAGTGGTGCGAGACTAGTTCTTGATGGGAGACAGATTGCG GTTTCCAAATACGAGTCGGGGAACTTCTTCGGTCCCACAATATTATCAGATGTCACAGAAGACATTGAATGTGCCAAG GAGGAAATACTAGGTCCCGTTCTTCTTTGTATGCAG GCTAATAGCATAGATGAGGCCATTAACTTAGTGAACCAAAATAA AAAATATTGCAATGGAACATCTATTTTCACGGCCTCCGGGACACTTGCGAGGAAATTCCAGATTGAGATCGAAACAAGGCAG GTTTGCATAAATGCTGCTGTTCCTGCTCCTCTGCCCCTCTTTTCTCTCACATGCTCAGAGTTGTCTTTTGCTGGGGATATCAATGCCAATG GCAAAGCTGGTGTACAATTTTACACCCAAATAAAGACAGTGACTCAGCAATGGAAGGAGTTCTCCAGTAGTGAAGGAGGATTGCCATTCTTAACATCAAACTACCCCCAAAGTGATGATGGATTATCTCAGGGACTGCAAGCTTTTCAATATCAGAGTGGCGCTGGTGATTATCAAAGTGGCGATGGAGTAACTGAGGGATTACAATCTATTGATTACCAGAGTGTTGGAGAACCGCTGGCGTTACATTCAAGGGATTTCTCAAATGGAGATGGAGTCCATCTGGCTTTACACCCAAAGGATTTCCCAGGAGGTGGTGATGGTGAATCTCTGGGAGAACATTCAGGGGACATTCCAAGCGGTAATGGTATATCCCCAACAATACCAATATCTGATGGATCACATTGGACATTGAACTTTTGA